The following proteins are co-located in the Vallicoccus soli genome:
- a CDS encoding SGNH/GDSL hydrolase family protein, whose product MATGNQPQRGQEVGDVVRVRHVRRVAVAAAYGGGGLGAFSAGAVAVLAAQVRLARRAIPRATERPPVPDGRYDPPPGPTADPLRLTVVGDSSAAGFGVQRASETTGALVAAGLAEAAGRSVELVVHARIGARSSDLERQVGLALAGPVPDVVLVMVGANDVTHRMRPATSVRLLAEAVARLRAAGTEVVVGTCPDLGTIEPIGQPLRLVARQWSRNLAAAQTMVVVEAGGRSVSLGDLLGPEFAARPREMFAPDRFHPSAAGYRAAAGALLPTVCAAVGVGTDAAPDARRGEGVRSVAEAAVEAAGRAGTEVTAADVAGRDRGPWGRWTLLRRRSRQDPPPTPRPAEPAEPGGPAEPAEPAVERP is encoded by the coding sequence GTGGCCACCGGCAACCAGCCGCAGCGGGGTCAGGAGGTGGGCGACGTGGTGCGGGTGCGGCACGTGCGCCGCGTCGCCGTCGCCGCCGCGTACGGCGGGGGCGGGCTCGGGGCCTTCTCGGCCGGCGCCGTCGCGGTCCTCGCCGCGCAGGTGCGCCTCGCGCGCCGCGCGATCCCCCGCGCCACCGAGCGCCCCCCGGTCCCCGACGGCCGGTACGACCCCCCGCCCGGCCCGACCGCCGACCCGCTGCGGCTCACCGTCGTCGGCGACTCCAGCGCCGCCGGGTTCGGCGTGCAGCGGGCCTCGGAGACCACCGGCGCGCTCGTGGCGGCCGGCCTGGCCGAGGCCGCGGGGCGCTCGGTCGAGCTCGTCGTGCACGCGCGCATCGGGGCCCGCTCCTCCGACCTCGAGCGCCAGGTCGGCCTGGCCCTCGCCGGGCCGGTCCCCGACGTGGTCCTCGTCATGGTCGGCGCGAACGACGTCACGCACCGCATGCGCCCGGCGACCTCGGTGCGCCTGCTCGCCGAGGCGGTCGCGCGCCTGCGCGCCGCCGGCACCGAGGTCGTCGTCGGCACCTGCCCCGACCTCGGCACGATCGAGCCCATCGGCCAGCCGCTGCGCCTCGTCGCCCGGCAGTGGAGCCGCAACCTCGCCGCCGCCCAGACGATGGTGGTCGTCGAGGCCGGCGGGCGCTCGGTCTCGCTCGGCGACCTGCTGGGCCCGGAGTTCGCCGCGCGCCCGCGCGAGATGTTCGCGCCGGACCGGTTCCACCCGTCGGCCGCCGGCTACCGCGCCGCGGCCGGGGCGCTCCTGCCGACGGTCTGCGCGGCCGTCGGGGTCGGCACCGACGCGGCCCCGGACGCCCGGCGCGGCGAGGGCGTGCGCTCCGTCGCCGAGGCCGCGGTCGAGGCCGCCGGGCGGGCGGGCACGGAGGTCACCGCCGCCGACGTCGCCGGTCGGGACCGCGGCCCGTGGGGCCGCTGGACCCTGCTGCGGCGCCGGTCGCGGCAGGACCCGCCGCCCACGCCCCGACCCGCCGAGCCCGCCGAGCCCGGCGGGCCCGCCGAGCCCGCCGAGCCAGCTGTGGAGCGGCCGTGA
- a CDS encoding cystathionine beta-synthase: MEYADSVVDLIGGTPLVRLRTVTEGLAPLVLAKVEYFNPGGSVKDRIAVRMVDAAEASGALQPGGTIVEPTSGNTGVGLAIVAQQRGYSCVFVCPDKVSQDKVNTLRAYGAEVVVCPTAVAPEDPRSYYSVSDRLVRERPGAWKPDQYANPENPASHYHSTGPELWEQTAGRITHFVTGVGTGGTISGTGRYLKEASGGRVRVVGVDPEGSVYSGGDGRPYLVEGVGEDFWPEAYDKGVADEIVAVSDRDSFVMTRRLAREEGLLVGGSCGMAVAGALRVAERLGPDDVVVVLLPDGGRGYLSKIFNDEWMADYGFLSRPGGATVGDVLARKEGSLPSFVHVHPSETVREAVDILREYAVSQMPVVKAEPPVMAAEIVGSVAERDLLDALFGGRAQLADRLDKHMSAPLPQVGAGEEVSAAVQALEHSDAAVVLDDGKPTGIVTRQDLLTYLAQD, from the coding sequence ATGGAGTACGCGGACTCGGTCGTCGACCTCATCGGGGGCACGCCCCTCGTCCGGCTCAGAACGGTCACCGAGGGCCTCGCGCCCCTCGTGCTGGCGAAGGTGGAGTACTTCAACCCCGGCGGGTCGGTGAAGGATCGCATCGCCGTGCGCATGGTCGACGCCGCGGAGGCGTCCGGCGCGCTGCAGCCGGGCGGCACCATCGTCGAGCCGACCTCGGGCAACACCGGCGTGGGCCTGGCGATCGTGGCGCAGCAGCGGGGCTACTCCTGCGTCTTCGTGTGCCCGGACAAGGTGAGCCAGGACAAGGTCAACACCCTGCGGGCGTACGGCGCGGAGGTCGTCGTCTGCCCGACGGCCGTCGCGCCGGAGGACCCGCGCTCGTACTACAGCGTCAGCGACCGGCTGGTCCGCGAGCGGCCGGGGGCCTGGAAGCCCGACCAGTACGCCAACCCGGAGAACCCGGCCTCGCACTACCACTCCACGGGCCCGGAGCTCTGGGAGCAGACCGCGGGGCGCATCACCCACTTCGTCACCGGCGTCGGCACCGGCGGCACGATCAGCGGCACCGGGCGCTACCTCAAGGAGGCCTCCGGCGGCCGGGTGCGGGTCGTGGGCGTCGACCCGGAGGGGTCGGTCTACTCCGGCGGCGACGGGCGGCCGTACCTCGTCGAGGGCGTGGGCGAGGACTTCTGGCCCGAGGCGTACGACAAGGGCGTCGCCGACGAGATCGTCGCGGTGTCCGACCGCGACTCCTTCGTCATGACCCGCCGGCTCGCCCGCGAGGAGGGCCTGCTCGTGGGCGGCTCCTGCGGCATGGCCGTCGCGGGCGCGCTGCGGGTGGCCGAGCGGCTCGGCCCGGACGACGTCGTCGTCGTGCTGCTGCCCGACGGCGGGCGCGGCTACCTGTCCAAGATCTTCAACGACGAGTGGATGGCCGACTACGGCTTCCTGTCCCGCCCCGGCGGGGCCACCGTCGGCGACGTCCTCGCGCGCAAGGAGGGCTCGCTGCCCTCGTTCGTGCACGTGCACCCGTCGGAGACGGTGCGCGAGGCGGTCGACATCCTGCGCGAGTACGCGGTGAGCCAGATGCCGGTGGTCAAGGCCGAGCCGCCCGTCATGGCCGCCGAGATCGTCGGCTCGGTCGCCGAGCGGGACCTGCTCGACGCCCTGTTCGGCGGGCGCGCCCAGCTCGCCGACCGGCTCGACAAGCACATGTCGGCGCCGCTGCCGCAGGTCGGTGCCGGCGAGGAGGTGTCCGCCGCCGTGCAGGCCCTCGAGCACTCCGACGCCGCGGTCGTCCTCGACGACGGCAAGCCCACCGGCATCGTGACCCGCCAGGACCTGCTGACGTACCTCGCGCAGGACTGA
- a CDS encoding PAS domain-containing protein: MAGNAVRPTGVERTFSDDEIIVTKTDLQGRITYANDVFLRVSAFSTEDEVLGKPHSIIRHPDMPRAVFKLLWDTLAAKEELFAYVVNLAADGAHYWVLAHVTPSFGPGGAVVGYHSSRRTPDRRALEQVRPLYQRLLAEERRHSGARAAADAGARALSEVVAQAAGSYDEFVWSLEPQGRAA; this comes from the coding sequence ATGGCGGGCAACGCCGTCCGACCCACCGGGGTCGAGCGCACCTTCAGCGACGACGAGATCATCGTCACCAAGACGGACCTGCAGGGGCGGATCACGTACGCGAACGACGTGTTCCTGCGCGTCTCGGCGTTCAGCACCGAGGACGAGGTCCTCGGCAAGCCGCACAGCATCATCCGGCACCCCGACATGCCCCGCGCGGTGTTCAAGCTGCTGTGGGACACGCTGGCGGCCAAGGAGGAGCTGTTCGCGTACGTGGTCAACCTGGCCGCGGACGGGGCGCACTACTGGGTCCTGGCGCACGTCACGCCCTCGTTCGGGCCGGGCGGCGCGGTCGTCGGCTACCACTCGAGCCGGCGCACCCCGGACCGCCGCGCGCTGGAGCAGGTGCGCCCGCTCTACCAGCGCCTGCTCGCCGAGGAGCGGCGCCACAGCGGCGCCCGCGCCGCGGCCGACGCGGGCGCGCGGGCGCTGTCCGAGGTCGTCGCCCAGGCGGCCGGGTCGTACGACGAGTTCGTGTGGTCGCTCGAGCCGCAGGGCAGGGCCGCCTGA
- a CDS encoding methyl-accepting chemotaxis protein, giving the protein MGGLGSLLGGRAARRGEAEQLALYREAVARVAEVCAAAARGDSEARVVGLPGAQEHQDLAALRTAVNGMLDRTDAFVREAGASLTAASEGRFHRRFLLRGMLGAFRDGAVTISRASAAMQAGTDRVESARTARLGLADEFETVVLSMSEQVATASTEMSASAAGLTGSAAAAVDEVGRAQETIRSLTRSSEEIQQVVALISEVAAQTKLLALNATIEAARAGEAGKGFAVVASEVKELADQTGRATEQVIAQVASIQQVTDAAVSVISGVGTTVAEMNALVEGIAVAVDGGSTGTLGGDDFSGLSQMAERLRAEMTDFLAVMRRD; this is encoded by the coding sequence ATGGGCGGGCTGGGGAGCCTGCTCGGCGGGCGCGCCGCCCGCCGGGGCGAGGCCGAGCAGCTGGCGCTCTACCGCGAGGCCGTCGCCCGGGTCGCGGAGGTCTGCGCGGCCGCCGCCCGCGGCGACTCCGAGGCCCGCGTCGTCGGGCTGCCCGGCGCGCAGGAGCACCAGGACCTGGCCGCGCTGCGCACGGCGGTCAACGGGATGCTCGACCGCACCGACGCGTTCGTCCGCGAGGCGGGCGCCTCGCTCACCGCCGCCAGCGAGGGGCGGTTCCACCGCCGCTTCCTGCTGCGCGGCATGCTCGGCGCGTTCCGCGACGGGGCCGTGACGATCTCGCGGGCCAGCGCGGCGATGCAGGCCGGCACGGACCGGGTCGAGAGCGCCCGCACGGCGCGCCTCGGGCTGGCCGACGAGTTCGAGACGGTCGTGCTGTCGATGTCGGAGCAGGTGGCCACGGCGTCCACCGAGATGAGCGCGTCGGCGGCGGGCCTCACGGGCTCGGCCGCGGCCGCGGTCGACGAGGTCGGCCGGGCGCAGGAGACCATCCGCTCGCTCACCCGCTCCTCGGAGGAGATCCAGCAGGTCGTCGCCCTCATCAGCGAGGTCGCGGCGCAGACCAAGCTCCTCGCGCTCAACGCGACCATCGAGGCCGCGCGGGCCGGCGAGGCGGGCAAGGGGTTCGCCGTGGTCGCCAGCGAGGTCAAGGAGCTGGCCGACCAGACGGGGCGCGCGACCGAGCAGGTCATCGCCCAGGTCGCGTCGATCCAGCAGGTGACCGACGCCGCGGTGTCGGTGATCTCCGGCGTGGGCACGACGGTCGCGGAGATGAACGCGCTCGTCGAGGGCATCGCGGTCGCCGTCGACGGCGGCTCGACGGGCACGCTCGGTGGCGACGACTTCTCCGGGCTCTCGCAGATGGCCGAGCGGCTGCGCGCGGAGATGACCGACTTCCTGGCGGTCATGCGCCGGGACTGA
- the msrA gene encoding peptide-methionine (S)-S-oxide reductase MsrA → MLFSRAKRELPTPETALPGRAERPYAVPAAHAVLGTPLEGPFPEGLEVAYFGLGCFWGAERLFWQTPGVWSTAVGYAGGVTPNPTYEETCTGLTGHTEAVQVVFDPQQVSYERLLRVFWEEHDPTQGHRQGNDVGTQYRSAVYTTSPQQQAAAEASRAAYDRVLQERGHRPITTEIVPAGPFYLAEDYHQQYLHKVPNGYCGLAGTGVSCPVGTGASVPQD, encoded by the coding sequence GTGCTGTTCAGCCGCGCCAAGCGAGAGCTCCCCACCCCCGAGACCGCGCTGCCCGGCCGCGCCGAGCGCCCGTACGCCGTGCCGGCGGCCCACGCGGTGCTGGGCACGCCGCTCGAGGGCCCGTTCCCCGAGGGCCTGGAGGTCGCGTACTTCGGCCTCGGCTGCTTCTGGGGCGCCGAGCGCCTGTTCTGGCAGACCCCGGGCGTCTGGAGCACCGCCGTGGGCTACGCCGGCGGCGTGACCCCGAACCCGACGTACGAGGAGACGTGCACCGGCCTCACCGGGCACACCGAGGCCGTGCAGGTCGTGTTCGACCCGCAGCAGGTGTCGTACGAGCGGCTGCTCAGGGTGTTCTGGGAGGAGCACGACCCCACCCAGGGCCACCGCCAGGGCAACGACGTCGGCACCCAGTACCGCTCGGCGGTCTACACGACGAGCCCGCAGCAGCAGGCCGCCGCCGAGGCGTCGCGGGCGGCGTACGACCGCGTGCTCCAGGAGCGGGGCCACCGCCCCATCACCACCGAGATCGTCCCGGCGGGCCCGTTCTACCTCGCCGAGGACTACCACCAGCAGTACCTCCACAAGGTGCCGAACGGCTACTGCGGCCTGGCCGGCACCGGCGTCAGCTGCCCGGTGGGCACCGGCGCCAGCGTCCCGCAGGACTGA
- a CDS encoding VOC family protein gives MELRPAVVELVVPDMAASVAFYRRLGLDFPEGAEDAPHAEAELGGGLRLALDTEETVRSFDPEWVPPTGGHRCALAFACPSPAAVDAAYAELTAAGVQGHLAPWDAPWGQRYAVVLGPGGASVDLFAPLG, from the coding sequence ATGGAGCTGCGCCCCGCCGTCGTCGAGCTCGTCGTGCCGGACATGGCCGCGAGCGTCGCCTTCTACCGCCGCCTCGGCCTGGACTTCCCCGAAGGGGCCGAGGACGCCCCGCACGCCGAGGCCGAGCTCGGCGGCGGCCTGCGCCTCGCCCTGGACACCGAGGAGACCGTGCGCTCCTTCGACCCCGAGTGGGTGCCGCCGACGGGCGGGCACCGGTGCGCCCTCGCCTTCGCGTGCCCGTCGCCGGCGGCGGTGGACGCGGCGTACGCGGAGCTCACCGCCGCCGGCGTGCAGGGGCACCTCGCGCCGTGGGACGCCCCGTGGGGCCAGCGCTACGCCGTCGTGCTCGGGCCGGGCGGCGCCTCGGTCGACCTGTTCGCGCCGCTGGGCTGA
- a CDS encoding AraC family transcriptional regulator — MAYRERTLPGGAVLWRSDAPPAPVTRRILPDGCLDVLHLDGRWVVAGPDTAARLHTSGAGAAHAGLRLPGGRGPALLGVPAHALRDRTVDLAAVLGDRAAADLAGAGADPAGALAAWWARRLPRLDVDPLGPRLLALAERGAPVPVAAAATGWSERQLRRRAHELFGYGPRHLARVLRLGRALDLARAGLPLAEVAARTGHADQQHLSREVRALTGTTPTGLLAEEAARAAQPSGANRSTEAPPGPSTTA, encoded by the coding sequence GTGGCGTACCGCGAGCGGACCCTGCCCGGCGGGGCCGTGCTGTGGCGCAGCGACGCCCCGCCGGCGCCGGTCACCCGGCGCATCCTCCCCGACGGCTGCCTCGACGTGCTGCACCTCGACGGGCGCTGGGTCGTCGCGGGCCCCGACACCGCGGCGCGGCTCCACACGAGCGGTGCCGGCGCGGCGCACGCCGGGCTGCGCCTGCCCGGCGGGCGCGGGCCGGCCCTGCTCGGCGTGCCGGCGCACGCCCTGCGCGACCGCACCGTCGACCTCGCCGCCGTCCTCGGCGACCGCGCCGCGGCCGACCTCGCCGGCGCCGGCGCCGACCCGGCCGGCGCCCTCGCCGCCTGGTGGGCCCGGCGGCTGCCCCGGCTCGACGTCGACCCGCTGGGCCCCCGCCTGCTCGCCCTCGCCGAGCGCGGCGCGCCCGTGCCCGTCGCGGCCGCCGCCACCGGCTGGTCCGAGCGCCAGCTGCGGCGGCGGGCGCACGAGCTCTTCGGGTACGGCCCCCGCCACCTCGCCCGCGTCCTGCGCCTGGGGCGGGCGCTGGACCTGGCCCGGGCCGGCCTGCCGCTCGCGGAGGTCGCCGCCCGCACCGGTCACGCCGACCAGCAGCACCTGTCCCGCGAGGTCCGCGCCCTCACGGGCACCACCCCGACGGGGCTGCTGGCGGAGGAGGCGGCCCGCGCCGCTCAGCCCAGCGGCGCGAACAGGTCGACCGAGGCGCCGCCCGGCCCGAGCACGACGGCGTAG